A region of Denticeps clupeoides chromosome 19, fDenClu1.1, whole genome shotgun sequence DNA encodes the following proteins:
- the LOC114768896 gene encoding ephexin-1 isoform X2, which produces MGTEKHHVIKPALPPKPQIPPIPFSRGERKRRTTNVNLRNEKDEERQQDLNRQLVKHMSLPPSAIRRRRVNPVILNPVNPQTSSLREKPIPKPRTHKIPPALNSSTQPRGAAVQSSTNTLSDGTVVPDITTTCHCCICPPVHPQKLPLSTESGVVLPSTGDAEDTLRTSDTECMEISSNSEDCSSSVSGENGPDKKAQPKRKTVPTPCIRHKSLPLIKVDGNQKRGKICESELSSNMPLDLLAELQLKLAREGQGRKDIVAEKPTAKKPPAQEAWRKLSVMAELILHMRPTNQEAASKNEPHAQTPLVQTNQDGEDKKVSPTIPNAKKPDPAEEDSPTNKKRCQTLSGLWQERSIVRKNGIVKQLTKQQIQLYESMYEVVTTECTFLRSLDVVVDHFLQSPDLSQALSATDCKFLFSDIVKIRTISQDFLQAMKKELDINVCCDICKVIQHYASGPFSAFVDYVRNIPSQDEFLQNLGKKSPHILNIVHKLQEDPCCQRLPLKSFLSLPFQRITRIKILVENILKNTEPGSEVQKSAEAALKEVSKVVEACNRDLGTIKQMEKMVHTGNKIEFEYKRLPLVSSSRCLLKEGDLSQLSAKGNFFGQRRVTSIYLFLFNDLLLVATRKGQERFVVQDHAHRSLIEVSSADNEEDLTGRGLERTFKLVLLKNHLGRTTQLLLQASSVEEKDSWMEVLSKQKSGEENVYEEWDCPQFQCTKDYQAQHPDGLSLQEGDIINILQKNSAGMLRGWRKVDGESGWFPADFVMEISNEHVQRRNLRQRYHVMKAADHVLSRRTCTERQTTSCLQ; this is translated from the exons ATGGGAACAGAAAAACATCATGTCATCAAACCTGCTCTGCCGCCAAAACCCCAAATTCCACCAATTCCATTCTCtcggggagagagaaagagacgaaCCACCAATGTCAATCTCAGAAATGAAAAGGATGAGGAGCGCCAACAGGATCTCAACAGGCAGTTGGTCAAACACATGTCTCTACCACCATCAGCCATCAGGAGAAGAAGAGTGAATCCAGTGATCCTAAACCCAGTGAATCCGCAGACCTCTTCTCTCAGGGAAAAACCAATTCCCAAACCTCGGACCCATAAGATCCCGCCAGCACTGAACAGTAGTACGCAACCAAGGGGCGCTGCTGTCCAGTCAAGCACAAACACTCTTTCAG ATGGCACCGTGGTCCCTGACATCACGACAACTTGTCACTGCTGCATCTGTCCCCCAGTCCACCCCCAGAAGCTCCCCCTCTCCACAGAGTCAGGCGTGGTCCTGCCATCGACAG GCGACGCTGAGGACACTTTGAGGACTTCTGATACAGAGTGTATGGAAATTAGCTCGAATAGTGAGGACTGTTCCTCCTCGGTCTCAG GTGAGAATGGACCAGACAAGAAGGCCCAGCCCAAGCGGAAAACTGTACCTACTCCATGTATTCGCCACAAGTCACTGCCATTGATAAAGGTGGATGGAAATCAAAAAAGGGGCAAAATATGTGAGTCTGAGCTGAGCTCCAACATGCCCCTTGATCTGTTGGCGGAACTGCAACTGAAGCTGGCCAGAGAGGGGCAGGGAAGAAAAGACATCGTTGCAGAAAAGCCCACAGCAAAGAAACCCCCAGCACAAGAAGCGTGGAGAAAGTTGTCTGTCATGGCAGAGCTCATTCTGCACATGCGACCGACGAACCAGGAGGCCGCATCAAAAAACGAGCCACATGCCCAAACGCCTTTGGTGCAGACGAACCAGGACGGGGAGGATAAAAAAGTATCTCCAACCATACCTAACGCCAAGAAACCAGATCCCGCTGAAGAAGATTCACCCACCAACAAGAAGCGATGTCAGACTCTGTCTGGACTATGGCAGGAGAGAAGCATAGTGAGGAAAAATGGGATTGTGAAACAACTCACGAAGCAGCAGATTCAGCTTTATGAG AGCATGTAtgaggtggtgaccacagagtGCACGTTTCTCAGGAGCCTCGACGTTGTTGTGGACCATTTCCTGCAATCCCCAGACCTCAGTCAAGCCTTATCAGCCACAGACTGCAAGTTTCTTTTCTCTGACATTGTCAAGATCAGGACGATCAGTCAGGA CTTTCTGCAAGCCATGAAGAAAGAGCTGGACATCAATGTATGTTGTGACATCTGCAAGGTCATCCAGCATTATGCCAGCGGGCCCTTCAGCGCATTTGTGGACTACGTCCGTAACATACCTTCCCAGGACGAGTTTCTGCAGAATCTGGG GAAGAAGAGTCCACACATTTTGAATATCGTGCATAAGCTTCAGGAAGACCCTTGCTGCCAACGCCTGCCCCTAAAGTCCTTCCTGTCCCTGCCATTCCAGAGAATCACTCGCATCAAGATCCTGGTGGAG AACATTCTGAAAAATACGGAGCCTGGGTCAGAAGTTCAGAAATCCGCAGAGGCAGCCCTTAAAGAAGTTTCCAAG GTTGTTGAGGCGTGCAACAGGGATTTGGGAACGATCAAACAAATGGAGAAGATGGTGCACACTGGCAACAAAATTGAGTTTGAGTACAAG CGTCTTCCACTAGTGTCCTCCTCCCGATGTCTTCTAAAGGAGGGGGACCTGTCTCAGCTCTCTGCAAAGGGGAATTTTTTTGGCCAAAGGAGGGTTACTTCCATCTACTTGTTCCTCTTCAATGACCTGCTGCTGGTGGCCACCAGAAAAGG GCAGGAGCGATTTGTGGTGCAGGACCATGCTCACCGCTCCCTCATTGAGGTCAGCAGTGCTGACAATGAGGAGGACTTGACAGGGCGTGGGCTGGAGAGGACATTTAAACTAGTCCTCCTGAAAAACCACCTTGGGAGAACAACTCAGTTGTTACTGCAAGCGTCCTCTGT AGAGGAAAAGGACAGCTGGATGGAGGTGCTGAGTAAACAGAAAAGTGGCGAAGAGAATGTATATGAGGAGTGGG ACTGTCCACAGTTTCAGTGCACAAAGGACTACCAGGCTCAGCACCCTGACGGACTCAGCCTACAAGAGGGAGACATCATTAACATCTTACAAAAGAATTCTG CAGGGATGCTGAGGGGCTGGAGGAAAGTGGACGGGGAAAGTGGCTGGTTCCCTGCTGACTTTGTCATGGAGATCTCCAACGAGCACGTGCAGAGACGAAACCTCCGCCAGCGATACCATGTCATGAAGGCAGCCGATCATGTGCTGAGCCGTCGGACATGCACTGAGAGGCAGACGACCTCTTGCCTCCAGTAG
- the LOC114768896 gene encoding ephexin-1 isoform X1, which produces MGTEKHHVIKPALPPKPQIPPIPFSRGERKRRTTNVNLRNEKDEERQQDLNRQLVKHMSLPPSAIRRRRVNPVILNPVNPQTSSLREKPIPKPRTHKIPPALNSSTQPRGAAVQSSTNTLSDGTVVPDITTTCHCCICPPVHPQKLPLSTESGVVLPSTGDAEDTLRTSDTECMEISSNSEDCSSSVSGENGPDKKAQPKRKTVPTPCIRHKSLPLIKVDGNQKRGKICESELSSNMPLDLLAELQLKLAREGQGRKDIVAEKPTAKKPPAQEAWRKLSVMAELILHMRPTNQEAASKNEPHAQTPLVQTNQDGEDKKVSPTIPNAKKPDPAEEDSPTNKKRCQTLSGLWQERSIVRKNGIVKQLTKQQIQLYESMYEVVTTECTFLRSLDVVVDHFLQSPDLSQALSATDCKFLFSDIVKIRTISQDFLQAMKKELDINVCCDICKVIQHYASGPFSAFVDYVRNIPSQDEFLQNLGKKSPHILNIVHKLQEDPCCQRLPLKSFLSLPFQRITRIKILVENILKNTEPGSEVQKSAEAALKEVSKVVEACNRDLGTIKQMEKMVHTGNKIEFEYKRLPLVSSSRCLLKEGDLSQLSAKGNFFGQRRVTSIYLFLFNDLLLVATRKGRQERFVVQDHAHRSLIEVSSADNEEDLTGRGLERTFKLVLLKNHLGRTTQLLLQASSVEEKDSWMEVLSKQKSGEENVYEEWDCPQFQCTKDYQAQHPDGLSLQEGDIINILQKNSAGMLRGWRKVDGESGWFPADFVMEISNEHVQRRNLRQRYHVMKAADHVLSRRTCTERQTTSCLQ; this is translated from the exons ATGGGAACAGAAAAACATCATGTCATCAAACCTGCTCTGCCGCCAAAACCCCAAATTCCACCAATTCCATTCTCtcggggagagagaaagagacgaaCCACCAATGTCAATCTCAGAAATGAAAAGGATGAGGAGCGCCAACAGGATCTCAACAGGCAGTTGGTCAAACACATGTCTCTACCACCATCAGCCATCAGGAGAAGAAGAGTGAATCCAGTGATCCTAAACCCAGTGAATCCGCAGACCTCTTCTCTCAGGGAAAAACCAATTCCCAAACCTCGGACCCATAAGATCCCGCCAGCACTGAACAGTAGTACGCAACCAAGGGGCGCTGCTGTCCAGTCAAGCACAAACACTCTTTCAG ATGGCACCGTGGTCCCTGACATCACGACAACTTGTCACTGCTGCATCTGTCCCCCAGTCCACCCCCAGAAGCTCCCCCTCTCCACAGAGTCAGGCGTGGTCCTGCCATCGACAG GCGACGCTGAGGACACTTTGAGGACTTCTGATACAGAGTGTATGGAAATTAGCTCGAATAGTGAGGACTGTTCCTCCTCGGTCTCAG GTGAGAATGGACCAGACAAGAAGGCCCAGCCCAAGCGGAAAACTGTACCTACTCCATGTATTCGCCACAAGTCACTGCCATTGATAAAGGTGGATGGAAATCAAAAAAGGGGCAAAATATGTGAGTCTGAGCTGAGCTCCAACATGCCCCTTGATCTGTTGGCGGAACTGCAACTGAAGCTGGCCAGAGAGGGGCAGGGAAGAAAAGACATCGTTGCAGAAAAGCCCACAGCAAAGAAACCCCCAGCACAAGAAGCGTGGAGAAAGTTGTCTGTCATGGCAGAGCTCATTCTGCACATGCGACCGACGAACCAGGAGGCCGCATCAAAAAACGAGCCACATGCCCAAACGCCTTTGGTGCAGACGAACCAGGACGGGGAGGATAAAAAAGTATCTCCAACCATACCTAACGCCAAGAAACCAGATCCCGCTGAAGAAGATTCACCCACCAACAAGAAGCGATGTCAGACTCTGTCTGGACTATGGCAGGAGAGAAGCATAGTGAGGAAAAATGGGATTGTGAAACAACTCACGAAGCAGCAGATTCAGCTTTATGAG AGCATGTAtgaggtggtgaccacagagtGCACGTTTCTCAGGAGCCTCGACGTTGTTGTGGACCATTTCCTGCAATCCCCAGACCTCAGTCAAGCCTTATCAGCCACAGACTGCAAGTTTCTTTTCTCTGACATTGTCAAGATCAGGACGATCAGTCAGGA CTTTCTGCAAGCCATGAAGAAAGAGCTGGACATCAATGTATGTTGTGACATCTGCAAGGTCATCCAGCATTATGCCAGCGGGCCCTTCAGCGCATTTGTGGACTACGTCCGTAACATACCTTCCCAGGACGAGTTTCTGCAGAATCTGGG GAAGAAGAGTCCACACATTTTGAATATCGTGCATAAGCTTCAGGAAGACCCTTGCTGCCAACGCCTGCCCCTAAAGTCCTTCCTGTCCCTGCCATTCCAGAGAATCACTCGCATCAAGATCCTGGTGGAG AACATTCTGAAAAATACGGAGCCTGGGTCAGAAGTTCAGAAATCCGCAGAGGCAGCCCTTAAAGAAGTTTCCAAG GTTGTTGAGGCGTGCAACAGGGATTTGGGAACGATCAAACAAATGGAGAAGATGGTGCACACTGGCAACAAAATTGAGTTTGAGTACAAG CGTCTTCCACTAGTGTCCTCCTCCCGATGTCTTCTAAAGGAGGGGGACCTGTCTCAGCTCTCTGCAAAGGGGAATTTTTTTGGCCAAAGGAGGGTTACTTCCATCTACTTGTTCCTCTTCAATGACCTGCTGCTGGTGGCCACCAGAAAAGG TAGGCAGGAGCGATTTGTGGTGCAGGACCATGCTCACCGCTCCCTCATTGAGGTCAGCAGTGCTGACAATGAGGAGGACTTGACAGGGCGTGGGCTGGAGAGGACATTTAAACTAGTCCTCCTGAAAAACCACCTTGGGAGAACAACTCAGTTGTTACTGCAAGCGTCCTCTGT AGAGGAAAAGGACAGCTGGATGGAGGTGCTGAGTAAACAGAAAAGTGGCGAAGAGAATGTATATGAGGAGTGGG ACTGTCCACAGTTTCAGTGCACAAAGGACTACCAGGCTCAGCACCCTGACGGACTCAGCCTACAAGAGGGAGACATCATTAACATCTTACAAAAGAATTCTG CAGGGATGCTGAGGGGCTGGAGGAAAGTGGACGGGGAAAGTGGCTGGTTCCCTGCTGACTTTGTCATGGAGATCTCCAACGAGCACGTGCAGAGACGAAACCTCCGCCAGCGATACCATGTCATGAAGGCAGCCGATCATGTGCTGAGCCGTCGGACATGCACTGAGAGGCAGACGACCTCTTGCCTCCAGTAG